Proteins from one Cryptomeria japonica chromosome 4, Sugi_1.0, whole genome shotgun sequence genomic window:
- the LOC131037889 gene encoding uncharacterized protein LOC131037889 gives MGSQCQKVYVAVGKDLLQCICSQAKVKAKALIVMRADVRRGIVEMISKDGIAKLIMGTSSAGGAKSTGNLQTPSLFANANFETSSAEDYGGPLSLQPNIQLYSAAPIETPENFSDERGFTLDFVRDNTPDKGNQSGFDAISGLSCDIKVAEPQQIDGHETQESPEERTDRETLKIVLTEGKSTNPISGLSCDIKVAEPQRIDGHETQESPEERTDRKRLKIVLREASEVAENASREVHRETVGSKNAKAAAMESSDKFRAIEAALQHAILVSKMKEEHCQELTRRLKEMEEELQAMVDNDRLLSTQLRKFSHDRHQAIQELHAVEEKLAAVRMQNCCILKEKDEEIKELQDLLHCRSRLEDIPGEFWWIISL, from the exons ATGGGGAGCCAATGCCAGAAAGTTTATGTGGCCGTAGGAAAAGACCTGCTACAATGC ATTTGTTCCCAAGCCAAG GTGAAAGCAAAGGCTTTGATAGTTATGAGGGCAGATGTTCGCAGGGGAATCGTCGAAATGATTTCAAAGGACGGTATCGCGAAGCTGATCATGGGCACATCGTCAGCAGGCGGTGCAAAATCTAC CGGAAATTTACAAACACCATCGTTGTTTGCTAATGCGAATTTCGAAACATCATCAGCAGAGGATTATGGTGGACCGTTGTCATTGCAGCCAAACATACAGCTATATTCGGCCGCCCCCATCGAAACTCCGGAGAATTTTTCAGATGAGCGAGGGTTTACGCTGGACTTTGTGCGAGATAATACGCCCGACAAAGGGAACCAATCAGGTTTTGACGCAATCAGTGGACTTTCCTGTGATATAAAAGTGGCAGAACCTCAACAAATTGATGGCCATGAAActcaagaatctcct GAGGAGAGGACAGATAGGGAAACCCTGAAAATTGTGCTCACGGAGGGAAAGTCCACTAACCCAATCAGTGGACTTTCGTGTGATATAAAAGTGGCAGAACCTCAAAGAATTGATGGCCATGAAActcaagaatctcct GAGGAGAGGACAGATAGGAAAAGACTGAAAATTGTGCTCAGGGAGGCATCGGAAGTGGCGGAGAATGCAAGCAGAGAAGTACACAGAGAGACCGTAGGTAGTAAGAATGCAAAGGCAGCTGCAATGGAATCATCTGACAAG TTTAGGGCTATTGAAGCTGCCCTACAACATGCGATCTTGGTGTCGAAAATGAAAGAAGAGCACTGCCAAGAGTTAACGAGGCGgctaaaggaaatggaagaggagcttcAAGCAATGGTCGATAACGACAGATTACTGTCCACGCAATTGAGGAAATTCTCACATGACCGTCACCAAGCTATCCAGGAGCTCCACGCCGTAGAGGAGAAGCTCGCCGCGGTGAGGATGCAAAATTGCTGCATTttgaaagaaaaggatgaagaaattaaaGAGCTTCAAGACTTGTTGCATTGTAGGTCTCGCCTGGAAGACATCCCTGGAGAGTTTTGGTGGATCATTTCACTTTAA